In Micrococcus luteus NCTC 2665, a single window of DNA contains:
- a CDS encoding Fic family protein, producing MSNDPRPTPWAVGWEERPWAAGPDDAGLRSRSARVRAAGPYRAALPARIARLGLDLPSDLATEVEEATAAVVRFDAEISHALPGLTGEIAPIDAVLLRTESASSSQIEHITAGARALALATLGERTRPNTALVAANVRAMGAASRLAADLEEPALLAAHRALMDGQEHARPGAYRDVQGWIGGGAPTPHTAQFVPPHPERLRAGMDDLFAYLRRTDVPALVQAAIAHAQFETIHPFADGNGRTGRVLVHAVLHRAGAITRMGVPLSAGLLTDTAGYFDALTAYRDGDPAPIVRRFAQAALAAVGNGRELVADLDEALTGWRERLTARRDAAVWRALAVIIAQPAVTVDHLAQALGVSRPAAQRAVDQLVEAGALQAASAQRRNRVWLATEVLACLDEFAARAGRRG from the coding sequence ATGAGCAACGATCCGCGCCCGACCCCGTGGGCCGTCGGCTGGGAAGAGCGCCCCTGGGCCGCGGGCCCGGATGACGCCGGGCTGCGCTCCCGCAGCGCTCGCGTGCGTGCAGCAGGCCCATATCGAGCCGCGCTCCCGGCCCGTATCGCCCGACTCGGGCTCGACCTGCCCTCTGATCTGGCGACCGAGGTCGAGGAGGCGACGGCCGCCGTCGTGCGCTTCGACGCCGAGATCAGCCACGCCCTCCCGGGGCTCACGGGAGAGATCGCCCCGATCGACGCGGTGCTCCTGCGCACTGAGTCCGCGTCCTCCTCACAGATCGAGCACATCACGGCGGGCGCGCGAGCCCTCGCCCTGGCGACTCTCGGCGAACGCACCCGCCCGAACACAGCGCTCGTGGCGGCGAACGTGAGGGCCATGGGCGCTGCTTCCCGGCTGGCCGCCGACCTGGAAGAGCCCGCCCTGCTGGCCGCCCATCGTGCCCTCATGGACGGTCAGGAGCATGCCCGGCCGGGCGCCTACCGCGACGTGCAGGGGTGGATCGGGGGCGGGGCGCCCACGCCGCACACGGCGCAGTTCGTCCCGCCCCACCCGGAGCGCCTGCGTGCCGGGATGGACGATCTCTTCGCCTATCTGCGACGCACGGACGTGCCCGCCCTCGTGCAGGCCGCCATCGCGCACGCCCAGTTCGAGACCATCCACCCGTTCGCGGACGGCAACGGCCGCACCGGGCGGGTCCTCGTGCACGCCGTGTTGCACCGGGCCGGCGCGATCACCCGCATGGGGGTGCCCCTCTCCGCGGGACTCCTCACGGACACGGCCGGATACTTCGACGCCCTCACCGCCTACCGCGACGGCGACCCCGCGCCCATCGTGCGCCGCTTCGCACAGGCCGCCCTGGCCGCCGTCGGCAACGGCCGAGAGCTCGTCGCGGACCTGGACGAGGCCCTGACCGGCTGGCGCGAGCGGCTCACCGCCCGGCGGGACGCGGCGGTCTGGCGGGCGCTCGCGGTGATCATCGCGCAACCGGCCGTGACCGTGGACCATCTGGCCCAGGCGCTGGGTGTCTCGCGCCCGGCCGCCCAGCGGGCCGTGGACCAGCTTGTCGAGGCCGGCGCTCTGCAGGCCGCGTCCGCTCAGCGTCGGAACCGGGTGTGGCTGGCCACCGAGGTGCTCGCCTGTCTGGACGAGTTCGCCGCGCGTGCGGGCCGGCGGGGTTGA
- a CDS encoding GNAT family N-acetyltransferase → MDVTFTPLDPAGADRDALVALLTENAWPFHTRPHVTRPEAEEAVDGGAWEDEDHRTFWIEHPEHGRVGVVRLEDLTDPTPLFDLRVAELFRGRGLGAQILTALTRRVFETMPAVDRFEGQTREDNVPMLRTFRRAGWVKEAHYRRGWPVDGGEPLASVAYAMLRQDWASGTTTPVPADVDAPPPAGRKEGAAAGGRAPDWPLPTARLTLRPHREDDRGWLQEMYTQPEVVHHLLDEPWDEATAREKLAKRITWDDLGGPSGAVSLVVEHAGVPVGDVILWLTDRERGVAEIGWALDPRHAGQGFAREAAAALLDLGFETSGLHRVVAQMDARNTASARLAETLGMRREAHHRQNWWSKGEWTDTLVYAMLASDRGVRGHL, encoded by the coding sequence ATGGACGTCACCTTCACTCCACTCGACCCGGCAGGCGCCGACCGGGACGCGCTCGTCGCCCTGCTCACCGAGAACGCGTGGCCGTTCCACACGCGCCCGCACGTCACCCGGCCGGAGGCGGAGGAGGCCGTCGACGGCGGCGCCTGGGAGGATGAGGACCACCGCACCTTCTGGATCGAGCATCCCGAGCACGGCCGCGTCGGCGTGGTGCGCCTGGAGGACCTTACCGACCCCACCCCCTTGTTCGACCTGCGCGTGGCGGAGCTGTTCCGCGGGCGCGGGCTCGGCGCGCAGATCCTCACCGCGCTCACCCGGCGCGTCTTCGAGACGATGCCCGCGGTGGACCGCTTCGAGGGCCAGACCCGCGAGGACAACGTCCCCATGCTGCGCACCTTCCGCCGGGCCGGCTGGGTCAAGGAGGCGCACTACCGGCGCGGCTGGCCCGTGGACGGCGGCGAGCCGCTCGCGTCCGTGGCCTACGCAATGTTGCGCCAGGACTGGGCGTCCGGCACGACGACGCCGGTCCCCGCCGACGTCGACGCCCCGCCTCCGGCGGGGCGCAAGGAGGGCGCGGCTGCGGGCGGCCGCGCCCCTGACTGGCCGTTGCCCACCGCGCGGCTGACGCTGCGGCCGCACCGGGAGGACGACCGCGGCTGGTTGCAGGAGATGTACACGCAGCCCGAGGTGGTGCACCACCTGCTGGACGAGCCCTGGGACGAGGCGACCGCGCGGGAGAAGCTGGCCAAGCGGATCACGTGGGACGACCTCGGAGGCCCGTCCGGGGCGGTGTCCCTGGTGGTGGAGCACGCGGGCGTCCCCGTGGGTGACGTGATCCTGTGGCTGACGGACCGCGAGCGCGGTGTCGCGGAGATCGGCTGGGCTCTGGATCCGCGGCATGCTGGTCAGGGCTTCGCCCGGGAGGCCGCGGCTGCGCTGCTGGACCTGGGGTTCGAGACGTCTGGCCTGCACCGGGTGGTGGCACAGATGGATGCCCGCAACACGGCGTCCGCCCGACTGGCCGAGACGCTCGGTATGCGTCGAGAGGCACACCACCGCCAGAACTGGTGGAGCAAGGGCGAGTGGACGGACACCCTCGTCTACGCGATGCTCGCGAGCGACCGGGGGGTGAGGGGCCATCTATGA
- a CDS encoding glycerol-3-phosphate dehydrogenase/oxidase, giving the protein MPTLRTVSLSAATREDHLARLRATSPEAPLDILIVGGGSTGVGAAFDAATRGLDVGIVEARDWASGTSSRSSRLMHGGLRYLEMLDVKLVYEALRERDLLLTQTAPHLVRPLRFVFPFFHKVIDRGFIGAGVTMYDAMQSLGRRRAMGAHRHLSRRSMAATFPSLDDEKIVGAVEYADAQFDDARLAMMLVRSAVDHGAVAANYTAVTGYLRGDDGRVQGVRVREETSGEEFDVHARAVILAGGVWTQEQQELAEADGGLEVLASKGAHITVPRDRIRADAATGVITKTEKSVLFLIPWDEYWVIGTTDTPWAEDVAHPATTADDIDYILEHANAVLKEDLTRDDVIATYAGLRPLLQPVTGSDGGSTKISREHTVTEVAPGLTAVAGGKWTTYRAMAEDVVDFVVRETHPTRPSLTEHIPVLGGLGYSEIEAEADRIAADYGLDEARVDRLLFRYGTVLRHVLDLIDGDPSLSVPLAEAPRYLRAEIVYAARAEGVVHLDDVIERRTRLSTEVRDRGVAAAEEIASLVAPELGWDEERIAGEIRAYKNLVAARLRGETAHDDVTAAAALAAADAAPVHGKEPVHGHDLPA; this is encoded by the coding sequence ATGCCGACCCTGCGAACCGTCTCCCTCTCCGCCGCCACGCGGGAGGATCACCTCGCCCGCCTCCGGGCCACCAGCCCGGAGGCCCCCCTCGACATCCTGATCGTCGGCGGCGGCTCCACCGGCGTGGGCGCCGCGTTCGACGCGGCCACCCGCGGCCTCGACGTGGGCATCGTCGAGGCCCGCGACTGGGCCTCCGGGACGTCGTCCCGCTCCTCCCGCCTCATGCACGGTGGCCTGCGCTACCTCGAGATGCTGGACGTCAAGCTGGTGTATGAGGCGCTGCGGGAGCGCGACCTGCTGCTCACCCAGACCGCGCCCCACCTGGTGCGCCCCCTGCGCTTCGTCTTCCCGTTCTTCCACAAGGTGATCGACCGCGGCTTCATCGGCGCCGGCGTCACCATGTACGACGCCATGCAGTCGCTCGGCCGCCGCCGCGCGATGGGCGCGCACCGCCATCTCAGCCGCCGCTCCATGGCCGCGACCTTCCCCTCCCTCGATGACGAGAAGATCGTCGGCGCGGTGGAGTACGCCGACGCCCAGTTCGACGACGCCCGCCTGGCCATGATGCTCGTGCGCTCCGCCGTGGACCACGGCGCCGTGGCCGCCAACTACACCGCCGTCACCGGCTACCTGCGCGGCGACGACGGCCGTGTGCAGGGCGTGCGTGTCCGCGAGGAGACCTCCGGCGAGGAGTTCGACGTGCACGCGCGCGCCGTCATCCTGGCCGGGGGCGTCTGGACCCAGGAGCAGCAGGAGCTGGCCGAGGCCGACGGCGGCCTCGAGGTGCTCGCGTCCAAGGGCGCCCACATCACCGTGCCCCGCGACCGCATCCGCGCCGACGCCGCCACCGGCGTGATCACCAAGACGGAGAAGTCCGTGCTGTTCCTCATCCCGTGGGACGAGTACTGGGTGATCGGTACCACGGACACCCCGTGGGCGGAGGACGTGGCCCATCCGGCCACCACCGCGGACGACATCGACTACATCCTCGAGCACGCCAACGCGGTGCTGAAGGAGGACCTCACGCGAGACGACGTGATCGCCACGTACGCCGGCCTGCGCCCGCTCCTGCAGCCGGTCACCGGATCCGACGGCGGCTCCACCAAGATCTCCCGTGAGCACACCGTCACCGAGGTGGCCCCCGGCCTCACCGCCGTGGCCGGCGGCAAGTGGACCACGTACCGGGCCATGGCCGAGGACGTCGTGGACTTCGTGGTGCGCGAGACCCACCCGACCCGTCCCAGCCTCACCGAGCACATCCCCGTGCTCGGCGGCCTCGGCTACTCGGAGATCGAGGCGGAGGCGGACCGCATCGCCGCCGACTACGGCCTGGACGAGGCCCGCGTGGACCGGCTCCTGTTCCGCTACGGCACCGTGCTGCGCCATGTGCTCGACCTGATCGACGGCGACCCGTCCCTGAGCGTCCCTCTCGCCGAGGCGCCGCGCTACCTGCGCGCCGAGATCGTCTACGCGGCCCGAGCCGAGGGCGTCGTCCACCTGGACGACGTCATCGAGCGCCGCACGCGCCTGTCCACCGAGGTCCGCGACCGCGGCGTCGCCGCGGCCGAGGAGATCGCGTCCCTCGTGGCCCCCGAGCTGGGCTGGGATGAAGAGCGCATCGCCGGTGAGATCCGGGCGTACAAGAACCTCGTCGCCGCCCGCCTCCGCGGTGAGACCGCCCACGACGACGTCACCGCCGCCGCCGCGCTCGCAGCCGCCGACGCCGCCCCCGTCCACGGAAAGGAGCCCGTCCATGGGCACGATCTTCCTGCATGA
- a CDS encoding MIP/aquaporin family protein, translating to MGTIFLHEIAGTAILLLLGVGVVANVVLTKTKGNGGGWLLISFGWGLGVFAGVYVAAATGAHLNPAVTVGLLVSGAEEYAPGIAVTLGTTLAYFAAQLIGAFLGAALAWLAYRDHYQAETDQGAILGTFATGPEIRNPLWNMVTEVIATFVLVFVILLFGSTPSGLGPLAVALLVVAIGASLGGPTGYAINPARDLGPRLFHAVAPIRHKGGSDWGYAWVPIVGPLVGAVLAGLAAPLFV from the coding sequence ATGGGCACGATCTTCCTGCATGAGATCGCCGGCACGGCGATCCTCCTCCTGCTCGGCGTCGGCGTCGTCGCCAACGTCGTCCTGACGAAGACCAAGGGCAACGGCGGAGGCTGGCTGCTCATCAGCTTCGGCTGGGGGCTGGGCGTCTTCGCGGGCGTCTACGTCGCTGCCGCGACCGGTGCGCACCTGAACCCCGCCGTGACCGTCGGCCTGCTCGTCAGCGGCGCCGAGGAGTACGCCCCCGGCATCGCCGTGACCCTCGGCACCACGCTCGCGTACTTCGCGGCGCAGCTGATCGGCGCCTTCCTCGGCGCGGCCCTGGCCTGGCTGGCCTACCGCGACCACTACCAGGCGGAGACGGACCAGGGCGCGATCCTGGGCACGTTCGCCACAGGTCCCGAGATCCGCAACCCGCTGTGGAACATGGTCACCGAGGTGATCGCCACGTTCGTCCTGGTGTTCGTGATCCTGCTCTTCGGCTCCACCCCCTCCGGGCTCGGCCCGCTCGCGGTGGCCCTGCTCGTCGTCGCGATCGGCGCGAGCCTGGGCGGCCCCACGGGGTACGCCATCAACCCGGCGCGCGACCTGGGCCCCCGCCTGTTCCACGCCGTCGCGCCGATCCGGCACAAGGGCGGCTCGGACTGGGGCTACGCCTGGGTGCCGATCGTCGGCCCGCTCGTCGGCGCCGTCCTGGCCGGCCTCGCCGCGCCTCTGTTCGTCTGA
- the glpK gene encoding glycerol kinase GlpK: protein MTTPRYVMAIDQGTTSTRAILFDHSGAIVSTGQREHEQIFPRAGWVEHDPVEIWKNTREVIGEALARAEVTRHDVAAVGITNQRETTVVWDRNTGKPVYNAIVWQDTRTDRLCERLAGDVGADRYKERVGLPLATYFSGPKVAWILENVDGAREAAENGDLIFGTTDSWLVWNLTGGGEGGRHVTDVTNASRTMLMNLDTLDWNEEICADMGIPMSMLPEIVSSSAEVGTVSGQQLLRETPITGILGDQHAATFGQACFEVGQAKNTYGTGNFMLINTGEEPVHSDNGLLTTVAYRIGDQKPVYALEGSIAVTGSLIQWLRDNLGMIGSAPEVETLAAGVEDNGGVYFVPAFSGLFAPHWDAAARGVMVGMTRYVNKGHIARAALEATAFQSREVLDAMNADSGVDLTELKVDGGMVANELLMQFQADLLRVPVVRPKVIETTALGAAYAAGLAVGFWASQDELVANWEEDKRWEPTTDEEEVERALRLWKKAVERSRDWVDEDVESAQG, encoded by the coding sequence ATGACCACCCCCCGCTACGTGATGGCCATCGACCAGGGCACCACGTCCACGCGCGCGATCCTCTTCGACCACAGTGGGGCCATCGTGTCCACTGGTCAGCGCGAACACGAGCAGATCTTCCCGCGCGCCGGCTGGGTGGAGCACGACCCGGTGGAGATCTGGAAGAACACCCGCGAGGTCATCGGCGAGGCCCTGGCCCGCGCCGAGGTGACCCGGCACGACGTCGCCGCCGTGGGCATCACGAACCAGCGTGAGACCACCGTGGTGTGGGACCGCAACACCGGCAAGCCGGTGTACAACGCCATCGTGTGGCAGGACACCCGCACCGACCGCCTCTGCGAGCGCCTCGCCGGCGACGTCGGCGCGGACCGCTACAAGGAGCGCGTCGGGCTGCCCCTGGCCACGTACTTCTCCGGCCCCAAGGTGGCCTGGATTCTGGAGAACGTGGACGGTGCCCGGGAGGCCGCCGAGAACGGCGACCTCATCTTCGGCACCACGGACTCGTGGCTCGTGTGGAATCTCACCGGCGGCGGCGAGGGCGGCCGGCACGTCACCGACGTCACCAACGCCTCCCGCACCATGCTGATGAACCTGGACACCCTCGACTGGAACGAGGAGATCTGCGCGGACATGGGCATCCCGATGTCCATGCTTCCGGAGATCGTCAGCTCCTCCGCCGAGGTGGGCACCGTATCCGGCCAGCAGCTGCTGCGCGAGACGCCGATCACCGGCATCCTGGGCGACCAGCACGCGGCGACCTTCGGCCAGGCGTGCTTCGAGGTCGGCCAGGCCAAGAACACGTACGGCACCGGCAACTTCATGCTGATCAACACCGGCGAGGAGCCGGTGCACTCGGACAACGGCCTGCTCACCACGGTGGCGTACCGCATTGGCGACCAGAAGCCGGTGTACGCGCTGGAGGGCTCGATCGCCGTCACCGGCTCGCTGATCCAGTGGCTGCGGGACAACCTCGGGATGATCGGCAGCGCCCCGGAGGTCGAGACCCTGGCCGCCGGCGTGGAGGACAACGGCGGCGTGTACTTCGTCCCCGCGTTCTCCGGCCTCTTCGCCCCGCACTGGGACGCCGCGGCCCGCGGCGTCATGGTGGGCATGACCCGTTACGTCAACAAGGGGCACATCGCCCGCGCGGCGCTCGAGGCCACCGCCTTCCAGAGCCGCGAGGTCCTGGACGCCATGAACGCGGACTCCGGCGTGGACCTCACCGAACTGAAGGTCGACGGTGGCATGGTCGCCAACGAGCTGCTCATGCAGTTCCAGGCGGACCTGCTGCGCGTGCCCGTCGTGCGCCCCAAGGTCATCGAGACCACCGCTCTCGGCGCCGCCTACGCCGCAGGCCTGGCGGTGGGGTTCTGGGCGTCCCAGGACGAGCTCGTGGCCAACTGGGAAGAGGACAAGCGCTGGGAGCCCACCACGGACGAGGAGGAGGTTGAGCGCGCCCTGCGGCTGTGGAAGAAGGCCGTGGAACGCTCCCGCGACTGGGTCGACGAGGACGTCGAGTCGGCCCAGGGCTGA
- a CDS encoding DUF6308 family protein — protein sequence MTAPQLHLPRTVASDQTELAVDLLKVYFESRKFIGSQWDGFDPSGTRAVSANVFTSDDVASAALLNTPVPGRAVAHLLISQRERFSELLRAVGPDRDFIDVDPDPSGKDMAPVYELYEALKTLPKVGPTIASKLVARKRPRLFPIVDAELRQTVFYEVRQDTHRGRQLLHAEFSAQDRTLWKRLASYHSAASLPTEVSVLRVFDVLAWMEAKAYWGPVP from the coding sequence ATGACCGCTCCCCAGCTGCACCTGCCCCGCACCGTCGCCTCAGACCAGACCGAGCTTGCCGTCGACCTGCTGAAGGTCTACTTCGAATCCAGGAAGTTCATCGGCAGCCAATGGGACGGGTTCGACCCGAGCGGGACGCGCGCAGTGTCTGCGAACGTGTTCACCTCCGACGACGTCGCCTCCGCCGCCCTGCTGAACACGCCAGTGCCAGGTCGTGCCGTCGCGCATCTGCTCATCAGCCAGAGGGAGCGTTTCTCGGAGCTGCTCAGGGCCGTCGGGCCTGACCGCGACTTCATCGACGTCGACCCGGACCCGTCCGGCAAGGACATGGCACCGGTGTACGAGCTCTACGAGGCGCTGAAAACCCTGCCGAAGGTCGGGCCGACAATCGCCTCCAAGCTGGTCGCCCGCAAGCGGCCGCGACTCTTCCCGATCGTCGACGCCGAGCTGCGCCAGACCGTCTTCTATGAGGTGCGGCAGGACACCCACAGGGGGCGTCAGCTGCTGCATGCGGAGTTCTCGGCCCAAGACAGGACCCTCTGGAAGCGACTCGCGTCCTACCATTCGGCGGCGTCACTGCCCACCGAGGTCTCGGTACTCCGGGTCTTCGATGTCCTCGCCTGGATGGAGGCCAAGGCGTACTGGGGGCCAGTCCCATGA
- a CDS encoding AIPR family protein encodes MSKFHVDQIATRIRELYSTDYWDANLSDVNNLSRLLARYAVDLTIPESSDSGNQRIVEVIDGGEDRGIDAIGIDFVSQLVVLVQSKWRQDGSGTMDLAGLLKFRRGVETLLGIRTDNVPVSASPEMRMAVSDILKKPGTRMRFIAVTTAQEELPTEQQESMNELLSSVNEGGASEPIASFVHLGQGALFDSIVEREPMDLDLNMQIFNWGKIDEPRRMVYGRVDAAQIAQWYRDHEHKLFAENIRLVIPRSDINDGIRKTLTSEPENFAYFNNGITMVVRDMQVAPAGSATREAGYFTAKGVSIVNGAQTVSTIGRISKSEGSLDFLEAASVMIRCIVVSDEEAEFGRLVTRYANTQNDVSTQDFAFLDAEQHRLKSEIKVMGFEYLLRSGEDVLTESSDKRIDVRSAAIALACAHRDVELSVLVKREISQLFSDRYRTIFNPSTDPRLLVSSVLVNQVVENKLGELEPLTEGVKNGVIIHGKRVISHLILRGIGTTNLSSSEFAIENYDSWIEDECERIVAALVENFPDNSYPGNVFKNTIRVRALLNESSLL; translated from the coding sequence GTGAGCAAGTTCCACGTGGACCAAATCGCAACTCGTATCCGCGAGCTGTACTCGACGGATTATTGGGACGCAAACCTTTCGGATGTAAATAACCTTTCCCGCTTGCTTGCCCGCTATGCCGTAGATCTCACGATTCCTGAGTCAAGCGACAGTGGGAATCAGCGTATTGTCGAAGTAATCGACGGTGGCGAGGACCGCGGGATCGACGCGATTGGGATTGATTTTGTGTCCCAGTTGGTCGTTCTGGTTCAGTCAAAGTGGCGTCAGGACGGATCGGGCACAATGGACCTGGCCGGACTGCTAAAGTTTCGCCGCGGAGTCGAAACCCTGCTAGGCATCAGGACGGATAACGTCCCCGTGAGTGCATCTCCTGAAATGCGTATGGCAGTATCGGATATTTTGAAGAAACCAGGCACCCGGATGCGCTTCATTGCTGTAACAACTGCGCAGGAAGAGCTCCCCACGGAACAGCAAGAGTCTATGAATGAACTTTTGTCATCAGTTAATGAAGGGGGAGCAAGTGAGCCCATTGCGAGTTTTGTACACTTGGGTCAAGGTGCTCTCTTTGACTCTATTGTTGAGCGAGAGCCTATGGATCTTGACCTCAACATGCAGATTTTTAATTGGGGGAAGATCGATGAACCCAGGCGGATGGTTTACGGGCGTGTAGACGCTGCCCAGATTGCCCAGTGGTATCGTGACCATGAACACAAGCTTTTCGCAGAGAATATTCGCCTAGTTATCCCACGGTCCGATATCAACGACGGCATTAGAAAGACCCTCACATCCGAGCCTGAAAACTTTGCCTACTTTAACAACGGAATTACTATGGTGGTCCGTGATATGCAGGTTGCTCCCGCGGGGTCTGCGACCCGCGAAGCGGGGTACTTCACTGCCAAGGGTGTATCTATTGTGAACGGGGCCCAGACCGTCTCTACGATCGGACGGATTTCTAAGAGCGAGGGTAGCCTTGATTTTCTCGAGGCAGCCTCGGTAATGATTCGTTGTATTGTCGTGAGTGATGAAGAAGCCGAGTTCGGTAGGCTCGTAACTCGATACGCCAACACCCAGAATGATGTTTCTACCCAAGATTTCGCATTCCTTGACGCCGAACAGCATCGCCTTAAGTCCGAAATTAAGGTAATGGGTTTCGAGTATCTTTTGCGGTCGGGCGAGGATGTTCTCACGGAGTCCTCCGATAAGAGAATTGACGTCCGCAGCGCGGCAATCGCTCTGGCCTGCGCGCACCGGGATGTGGAACTGAGTGTCTTGGTCAAACGCGAGATTTCACAACTCTTCTCGGACAGGTATAGAACGATTTTTAATCCTTCCACTGATCCGCGACTCCTTGTTTCATCTGTGCTGGTGAATCAGGTAGTCGAGAATAAGCTCGGTGAGCTAGAGCCTCTTACGGAGGGGGTGAAGAATGGAGTTATAATTCATGGCAAGCGTGTAATTTCGCACCTGATCTTGAGGGGTATTGGAACTACTAATCTAAGTTCCTCTGAGTTTGCCATCGAGAACTATGATTCGTGGATCGAGGACGAGTGCGAGAGGATCGTCGCCGCGCTTGTGGAGAATTTTCCGGATAATTCGTACCCTGGTAATGTTTTTAAAAACACCATTCGTGTACGTGCTTTGCTTAACGAGAGTTCCCTCCTGTGA
- the dnaB gene encoding replicative DNA helicase: MTENYGDSGSYDGGRSSERFLPPQDLEAERSVLGGMMLSKDAIADVVELLRGHDFYRPSHEMIYEAIIDLYGRGEPADAVTVADLLNKRQELSRVGGPAVLHELIQSVPTAANASFYAEIVAEKAVLRRLVTAGTKITQLGYQGDGEVEEIVNEAQSEIYKVAENRQSEDYVRLAEIMEHAVDEIEAAGNQGEGLTGVPTDFYDFDELTQGLHGGQMIVIAARPAVGKSTLALDFARAAAIHHNMATVFFSLEMGKNEIAMRLLSAEATIALQDLRKGTIRDDQWSKIAATVGRLNEAPFFIDDSPNMTMMEIRAKCRRLKQKNNLKMVVLDYLQLMSSGKKVESRQQEVAEFSRALKLLAKELDVPVIALSQLNRGSEQRTDKRPQVSDLRESGSIEQDADMVILLHREDVYDKESPRAGEADLIVAKHRNGPTKTIVVGFQGHYSRFSNLAQDGGGSGGF; the protein is encoded by the coding sequence TTGACTGAGAACTACGGAGACTCGGGCTCCTACGACGGCGGCCGTTCCTCTGAACGCTTCCTGCCGCCCCAGGACCTGGAGGCGGAGCGCTCGGTGCTGGGCGGCATGATGCTCTCCAAGGACGCGATCGCGGACGTGGTGGAGCTGCTGCGCGGCCACGACTTCTACCGGCCGAGCCACGAGATGATCTACGAGGCGATCATCGACCTCTACGGCCGCGGTGAGCCCGCGGACGCCGTCACCGTGGCGGACCTGCTGAACAAGCGCCAGGAGCTCAGCCGCGTGGGCGGCCCCGCCGTGCTGCACGAGCTGATCCAGTCCGTGCCCACCGCCGCCAACGCCAGCTTCTACGCGGAGATCGTGGCGGAGAAGGCCGTCCTGCGGCGCCTCGTCACCGCCGGCACCAAGATCACCCAGCTGGGGTATCAGGGCGACGGCGAGGTCGAGGAGATCGTCAACGAAGCGCAGTCTGAGATCTACAAGGTGGCGGAGAACCGCCAGTCCGAGGACTACGTGCGCCTCGCGGAGATCATGGAGCACGCCGTCGACGAGATCGAGGCGGCCGGCAACCAGGGGGAGGGCCTGACGGGCGTCCCCACCGACTTCTACGACTTCGACGAGCTGACGCAGGGCCTGCACGGCGGGCAGATGATCGTGATCGCGGCGCGCCCCGCCGTCGGCAAGTCCACGCTCGCGCTGGACTTCGCGCGAGCCGCGGCCATCCACCACAACATGGCCACCGTGTTCTTCAGCCTCGAGATGGGCAAGAACGAGATCGCCATGAGGCTCTTGAGCGCCGAGGCGACGATCGCGCTGCAGGACCTGCGCAAGGGCACCATCCGGGACGACCAGTGGTCCAAGATCGCGGCAACCGTGGGGCGACTGAACGAGGCGCCGTTCTTCATCGACGACTCCCCGAACATGACCATGATGGAGATCCGCGCCAAGTGTCGGCGGCTCAAGCAGAAGAACAACCTCAAGATGGTGGTGCTGGACTACCTGCAGCTCATGAGCTCGGGCAAGAAGGTCGAGTCCCGTCAGCAGGAGGTCGCCGAGTTCTCCCGTGCTCTCAAGCTGCTGGCCAAGGAGCTCGACGTGCCGGTCATCGCGTTGAGCCAGTTGAACCGTGGCAGTGAGCAGCGCACGGACAAGCGGCCGCAGGTGTCCGACCTGCGCGAGTCCGGCTCGATCGAGCAGGACGCGGACATGGTGATCCTGCTCCACCGTGAGGACGTGTACGACAAGGAGTCCCCCCGCGCCGGCGAGGCGGACCTGATCGTGGCCAAGCACAGGAACGGCCCCACGAAGACCATTGTGGTGGGGTTCCAGGGGCACTACAGTCGCTTCAGCAACCTCGCACAGGATGGCGGGGGTTCTGGGGGGTTCTAG